In Leptospiraceae bacterium, one DNA window encodes the following:
- a CDS encoding chitobiase/beta-hexosaminidase C-terminal domain-containing protein, producing MKKFRKNSKLHVSFRKKIFFIILLFFFQDCQIFKLPKISREAEILALMSSILNSVHTVAKPVFSPSAGHYSSPKNITITTTTQGASIYFTTDGRTPTKESNLYTSPIPIWSIAGKSIQAIAIKSGSKDSEILRGVFSYPPLRTVQAHSSTFSNSLPMPYWSSITLQTTTNTAMHLTYSNGNSQNFMKTNPYYVRCVADP from the coding sequence TTGAAGAAATTTAGAAAAAATTCAAAACTGCATGTATCGTTCCGTAAAAAAATATTTTTTATTATTTTACTGTTTTTCTTTCAGGATTGTCAAATCTTCAAACTCCCGAAAATTAGTCGAGAAGCAGAAATACTCGCATTAATGTCTTCAATTCTAAATTCAGTACATACTGTAGCCAAGCCGGTATTTAGTCCAAGTGCAGGGCATTACTCTTCTCCAAAAAATATCACAATAACTACAACTACGCAGGGCGCTTCAATCTATTTTACAACTGATGGTAGAACTCCAACAAAAGAGTCAAATTTGTACACTTCTCCAATCCCTATATGGAGTATCGCCGGAAAGTCAATTCAAGCCATCGCAATTAAATCAGGTTCAAAAGATAGCGAAATATTAAGAGGGGTTTTCAGCTATCCTCCATTGAGAACAGTGCAAGCCCACTCCTCTACATTTTCAAATTCACTACCAATGCCATATTGGAGCTCTATTACTTTACAAACTACTACCAATACTGCAATGCATTTAACGTATTCTAATGGAAATAGTCAAAACTTTATGAAAACAAATCCCTATTACGTTCGTTGCGTGGCAGATCCTTAG
- the crcB gene encoding fluoride efflux transporter CrcB, giving the protein MKYFYIAIGGALGSISRYFLNFIIVAKFPSFPYGTLFVNTLGSFTMLFLFTILSKTSSTDPFRLFFAVGFLGAFTTFSTFSFETIQFLKNQEIGLAVLNIFMNNFFSLVFGGLGYYLANKFHFVN; this is encoded by the coding sequence ATGAAATACTTCTATATCGCAATCGGAGGGGCTTTAGGCTCGATTTCCAGATACTTTTTGAATTTTATTATAGTAGCAAAATTTCCTTCTTTTCCTTATGGCACTCTATTTGTAAATACACTCGGCTCGTTTACAATGCTTTTCCTATTTACAATACTTTCTAAAACAAGCTCCACAGATCCATTTCGATTGTTTTTCGCTGTAGGCTTTTTGGGAGCATTTACTACTTTTTCTACATTTTCTTTTGAAACTATCCAATTTCTAAAAAATCAAGAAATTGGACTTGCAGTTTTAAATATTTTTATGAATAATTTTTTCAGCCTTGTATTCGGCGGATTAGGTTACTACCTCGCCAACAAATTCCATTTTGTAAATTAA
- the nirK gene encoding nitrite reductase, copper-containing, which yields MKQKLFILGRLGILFTFGISLTILTNCSGKMAEEKAVLTTAPNVPPPIKRRVPAKVTIELETKELVGKLSDGVEYTFWTFGGTVPGPFMRVREGDLVDFVLKNASDSKVPHNIDLHAVTGPGGGAAATLTLPGQNSRFSFKAINPGLYIYHCATAPVGLHIANGMYGLILVEPAAGLPHVDKEYYVLQSEFYTKGKYGDKGLQPFSLDKALTETPDYVVFNGSVGSLVGDKAITAKVGEKVRLFLGNGGPNLVSSFHVIGEIFDHVYTEGGTEKNQKNVQTTLIPAGGSAIVDFKVDVPGNYVLVDHSIFRAFNKGSLGILKVEGPENKTIFSGKMKE from the coding sequence ATGAAGCAAAAATTATTTATTCTAGGGAGATTGGGAATTCTATTCACTTTTGGAATTTCTTTAACTATCCTTACGAATTGTAGTGGAAAGATGGCGGAAGAAAAAGCAGTGCTTACAACTGCACCCAATGTTCCTCCTCCAATTAAAAGAAGAGTACCTGCAAAAGTTACTATAGAACTAGAGACAAAAGAACTGGTAGGTAAACTTTCTGATGGTGTTGAATATACTTTCTGGACTTTCGGTGGAACTGTACCCGGACCATTTATGAGAGTAAGAGAAGGCGATTTAGTTGACTTTGTATTGAAAAATGCAAGCGATAGCAAAGTACCTCACAATATTGACCTACACGCTGTGACAGGACCCGGTGGAGGAGCTGCAGCTACTTTGACCCTTCCTGGACAAAATTCTCGTTTTTCTTTCAAGGCGATAAACCCTGGACTTTATATCTACCACTGTGCTACAGCTCCTGTAGGACTGCACATTGCAAATGGCATGTACGGACTAATCTTAGTAGAGCCTGCGGCCGGACTACCTCATGTTGATAAAGAATACTATGTTCTCCAAAGTGAATTCTATACAAAAGGCAAATACGGAGATAAAGGACTTCAACCATTCAGCCTTGATAAGGCACTGACTGAGACTCCTGACTATGTGGTGTTTAATGGCTCTGTTGGCTCTCTTGTGGGAGACAAGGCAATTACTGCAAAAGTAGGAGAAAAAGTTCGTTTGTTTCTTGGGAATGGTGGACCGAACTTAGTGTCTTCATTTCACGTAATCGGTGAAATTTTTGACCATGTTTATACAGAGGGTGGAACAGAAAAAAATCAGAAAAATGTTCAAACTACTCTAATTCCTGCCGGTGGATCTGCAATAGTTGATTTCAAAGTTGACGTTCCTGGTAACTATGTATTAGTTGACCATTCTATTTTCCGTGCATTCAACAAAGGCTCGCTCGGAATTTTAAAAGTCGAAGGCCCTGAAAATAAAACTATTTTTTCAGGCAAAATGAAAGAATAG
- a CDS encoding SpoIIE family protein phosphatase yields MERCSIRIPEIILFFKVGLWVDMRLFVWLICIGFFSACSVPDFHVVGGVESEKKIQIPSDKKIVKIFGNFPFSIEDSKEFSNPDYDDRNWKRVRVPGAWHMRGINHDGIAWNRIHFSYNKEAIQGNLGVMTPYVDHAYEAYVNGVKVHSTGEIAPDGKLLKLSNRYDYFVIPKEILNSENLLSFRIASFGKLGGFAFPEFYIGDEKIVRNNYETFLMRILFFISIFFFVGLYHITLYLSRKKEKSYFYFGLLSIATFIHMVGVKSLGLWFFDNTWINLYFNGTGLLFLPFLISRFNHEFFSFKEGKFSFTLYAVTSILFVWMTIVFAGLLINPELWKSAYSFFWINGIPIILLCIISTNIQSTLITLRARKEKLFGYRILFFGNLGWTAINIFFTLSFLGLIPDNQLTEVGFFLLIVSMASAMSLRFANVYKETDHLNLELEKKNKDLESLDKMKDEFLANTSHELRTPLNGIIGLAESMADGSAGDIPVKAMSNLMFIVFSAKRLGSLVNDILDFSKLKNHQLEIQKKPVDLDIVSKIVMKTFQHQKSGKSLEILSEIPEGFPLVLGDENRIQQIFFNLIGNSFKFTEKGFIKISAIIHSDRAKNMAEVIVSDTGIGIPKDKLEDIFKSFEQVDSSNSRNYGGTGLGLSITKQLVELHGGQLWVESESGRGSRFHFTLPLQDSLDKVTLDSLLKVQNPMDRDEIVFNEGIEVVNASYDIFSEFEKEEAKDLLPIDKKNTSKKNVAYKILAVDDEPINLQVIQNHFHSKDFEITKALNGIEAVKMIKDGYIPDIMLLDVMMPKASGYEVCKVIRKRYSLYELPVLMLTAKNQVSDIIEGFNSGANDYLMKPFDKKELLARVDTLLTMKNAVASQSFAVMIGQELKIAKNIQKSILPTKMPKNERWAVVSKYQPMQSVGGDFFDFSLSEEGGLGVIVADVSGHGVPAALISAMLKVAFSSARDHIKDPVEMLNRIFYSLKDKLGGNFITISYFYIRPDAKSMIHSNAGHLSLIIQRRETDEFIFSKPKGSLLGGLAKTLKFEIDEIRIQPNDRIIFYTDGVTETRNSSGEMIDEEGLQEFMRNHISSDLSKIPDLLETYAKEWSGKSSFDDDLTFGVIEIL; encoded by the coding sequence ATGGAGAGATGTTCAATCCGAATTCCAGAAATCATTTTATTCTTTAAAGTTGGATTGTGGGTAGATATGCGACTTTTTGTCTGGCTGATTTGTATTGGATTCTTTTCTGCTTGCTCTGTCCCTGATTTTCATGTGGTCGGGGGAGTCGAGTCCGAGAAAAAAATCCAGATTCCATCAGATAAAAAAATTGTTAAAATATTCGGCAACTTTCCGTTTTCCATTGAAGATTCAAAAGAATTTTCTAATCCAGATTATGATGACAGAAATTGGAAAAGAGTTCGCGTTCCGGGGGCATGGCACATGCGTGGCATAAATCATGACGGAATCGCTTGGAATCGAATTCATTTTTCTTATAACAAAGAAGCAATTCAGGGAAATCTTGGAGTGATGACTCCCTATGTTGACCATGCTTATGAGGCTTATGTTAATGGAGTAAAAGTTCATTCAACCGGAGAAATTGCTCCAGATGGAAAGCTATTAAAGCTAAGCAACAGATATGATTATTTTGTCATACCGAAGGAAATTTTAAACTCTGAAAATCTTTTATCTTTTAGAATTGCGAGCTTTGGAAAATTAGGCGGTTTTGCGTTTCCCGAATTTTATATCGGAGATGAAAAAATTGTAAGGAACAATTACGAAACATTCCTGATGAGGATTCTGTTTTTTATATCAATCTTTTTCTTTGTAGGACTTTACCATATAACACTTTATCTTTCCAGAAAAAAAGAAAAGAGTTATTTCTATTTCGGATTACTTTCGATTGCTACCTTTATCCACATGGTTGGGGTAAAATCGCTTGGATTGTGGTTTTTTGATAATACCTGGATCAATTTGTATTTTAATGGCACAGGTCTGCTCTTTCTTCCGTTTCTGATTTCAAGATTCAACCATGAATTTTTTTCTTTTAAGGAGGGAAAATTTAGTTTCACTCTCTATGCGGTTACTTCAATTTTATTTGTCTGGATGACAATAGTTTTTGCCGGGTTATTGATAAATCCCGAATTATGGAAATCGGCATATTCATTTTTTTGGATAAATGGTATTCCTATTATTTTACTTTGCATCATCTCCACAAATATTCAATCTACTCTGATTACGCTTAGGGCGAGAAAAGAAAAATTATTCGGATATAGAATTTTATTTTTTGGCAATCTCGGATGGACTGCAATAAATATATTTTTTACTCTTTCATTTTTGGGGCTTATACCTGACAACCAATTAACTGAAGTTGGCTTTTTCTTATTAATCGTCAGCATGGCGTCTGCGATGTCTCTTCGATTTGCAAATGTTTACAAAGAGACAGATCATCTGAATCTTGAGTTAGAGAAAAAAAATAAAGACCTTGAGTCTCTCGACAAAATGAAAGACGAATTTTTAGCAAACACTTCGCATGAGCTTCGGACTCCACTGAATGGAATCATCGGTCTTGCTGAATCTATGGCAGACGGTTCTGCGGGGGATATTCCTGTAAAGGCAATGTCCAATCTTATGTTTATCGTATTTTCGGCGAAAAGGCTGGGGAGTCTTGTAAATGATATTCTCGATTTCTCAAAATTGAAAAATCATCAGCTTGAAATTCAGAAAAAACCAGTGGATTTAGATATTGTTTCTAAAATTGTAATGAAAACTTTCCAACACCAGAAATCTGGAAAATCACTTGAGATACTAAGTGAAATCCCGGAAGGGTTTCCCTTGGTATTGGGGGATGAAAATCGTATTCAGCAAATTTTTTTCAACTTGATTGGAAATTCTTTCAAGTTTACGGAGAAAGGATTTATAAAAATTTCTGCGATAATTCACTCGGATAGAGCTAAAAACATGGCTGAGGTCATAGTTTCTGACACAGGAATCGGTATCCCAAAAGATAAACTCGAAGATATTTTTAAGAGCTTTGAGCAGGTGGATTCATCTAACTCTCGGAATTATGGTGGAACCGGACTTGGACTATCCATTACTAAGCAATTGGTAGAGCTACATGGTGGACAATTGTGGGTTGAGTCTGAATCGGGGAGGGGGTCTCGTTTTCATTTCACGCTCCCACTACAAGACTCACTTGATAAGGTAACCCTTGATTCGCTTTTAAAAGTCCAAAACCCAATGGATAGGGATGAAATTGTATTTAATGAGGGAATCGAAGTAGTGAATGCTTCCTATGATATTTTTTCAGAATTCGAGAAAGAAGAAGCTAAAGACTTACTACCTATCGATAAAAAGAATACGAGTAAAAAGAATGTAGCGTATAAAATTCTTGCAGTTGACGATGAGCCGATTAATTTACAAGTAATTCAAAACCATTTTCACTCAAAAGACTTTGAGATTACAAAGGCGTTAAACGGAATTGAAGCTGTAAAAATGATTAAGGATGGATATATTCCAGACATTATGCTTCTCGACGTAATGATGCCAAAAGCCTCCGGTTATGAAGTGTGTAAGGTGATTAGAAAAAGATACTCATTATATGAACTTCCAGTGCTTATGCTTACAGCCAAAAATCAAGTGAGCGATATTATAGAAGGGTTTAATTCAGGTGCAAATGACTATCTAATGAAACCCTTCGATAAAAAGGAGCTATTAGCTAGGGTTGACACTCTACTCACTATGAAAAATGCAGTAGCTTCTCAGAGTTTTGCTGTAATGATAGGACAAGAGTTAAAGATTGCAAAAAATATTCAGAAGTCCATTCTGCCGACAAAAATGCCAAAAAATGAGAGATGGGCTGTTGTGTCTAAATACCAACCCATGCAGTCTGTCGGGGGGGATTTTTTTGATTTTTCTTTAAGCGAAGAAGGTGGACTTGGTGTAATTGTGGCTGATGTTTCAGGTCATGGAGTTCCCGCTGCACTGATTAGTGCAATGCTAAAAGTTGCGTTCAGTTCTGCAAGAGACCATATCAAAGACCCGGTGGAAATGCTAAATAGAATATTTTATTCTTTAAAAGATAAACTTGGTGGGAATTTTATAACAATATCGTATTTTTATATCCGACCGGATGCAAAGTCAATGATCCACTCAAATGCAGGGCACTTATCTTTAATTATCCAAAGAAGAGAAACTGATGAATTTATATTCTCAAAGCCGAAAGGAAGTTTACTTGGAGGACTTGCTAAAACTCTGAAATTTGAAATAGACGAGATCCGTATTCAACCTAATGACAGGATTATTTTTTATACCGATGGAGTTACCGAAACAAGAAACTCATCCGGTGAAATGATAGATGAGGAAGGGTTACAGGAATTTATGAGAAATCATATCTCTTCTGATTTGTCAAAGATACCCGACTTGCTTGAAACCTACGCAAAGGAATGGAGTGGAAAAAGTTCGTTTGACGACGATTTGACTTTTGGAGTAATCGAGATTTTATGA
- a CDS encoding histidine kinase, producing the protein MAKSFTDLNSEITEHINSSDKITVKSSKINSQLEKYVLKIITDILAKFNQQRFIDMLYTITKEMAINGVKANQKRIFFEDQGLDITNEIEYSKGLELYKQKFSDAMANEYGKRCLSRGVYVMLNFSYHSEGLYVEVINNTPVLKQEESRMREKMRKAMGYNDIAEFYMDNMDNTEGAGLGIALIMILLKNENIDPNLFRIITGKDKTIARVEIPFSENYISIRSKEVQALNGNSK; encoded by the coding sequence ATGGCAAAAAGCTTCACAGACTTAAATTCAGAAATCACTGAGCATATAAATTCGAGTGATAAAATTACCGTAAAATCCTCCAAGATCAATTCCCAACTCGAAAAATATGTACTTAAAATAATTACAGACATTCTAGCCAAGTTCAACCAACAAAGATTTATCGATATGTTGTACACTATCACCAAGGAAATGGCGATAAACGGCGTAAAAGCGAACCAAAAAAGGATTTTTTTTGAGGATCAGGGCTTGGATATAACTAATGAAATAGAATACAGCAAGGGTCTCGAGCTATATAAGCAAAAATTTTCAGACGCTATGGCAAATGAGTATGGAAAAAGGTGTCTTTCTCGCGGGGTCTATGTTATGCTGAACTTTAGTTACCACAGCGAAGGGTTGTATGTAGAAGTAATAAATAACACTCCTGTATTGAAACAAGAAGAATCGAGAATGCGTGAAAAAATGCGAAAAGCAATGGGATACAACGATATTGCAGAGTTTTATATGGACAATATGGACAATACGGAAGGTGCAGGACTCGGAATCGCACTCATAATGATCTTACTAAAAAATGAAAATATTGACCCTAACCTATTTAGGATAATTACAGGTAAAGACAAAACTATCGCTAGGGTAGAAATCCCATTCTCGGAAAATTATATTTCAATAAGAAGTAAAGAGGTACAGGCACTCAATGGAAATTCAAAATAA
- a CDS encoding UDP-2,3-diacylglucosamine diphosphatase: protein MISDIHIGDEKFEKNLSGFEEFLDYLERNFDEIVLLGDIIETYWCVFPWQTAKIYKRNLEKYNRITKRFSENPYIFLSGNHDNIAYRKWKIPYRYSKEIDGMKILFTHGHELDTVYRNYFTVKFVELFMWAGYRLKKMGFPFLYDYGYKVDHKNNVENGGIQYTLAAKKYIVEEKFNLVVMGHTHVEKIVSFGNGKYINSGDCLTRKMFVAIDTNTKKTTLNYFLGGKVIKKISKPLEKY, encoded by the coding sequence GTGATTTCAGACATACACATCGGGGATGAAAAATTCGAGAAGAATCTTTCGGGCTTTGAAGAATTTTTAGACTATCTCGAGCGTAATTTCGATGAGATAGTTTTACTCGGAGACATCATCGAAACCTACTGGTGCGTTTTTCCCTGGCAGACCGCAAAGATTTACAAAAGAAATTTAGAAAAATATAATCGGATTACGAAACGGTTTTCGGAAAATCCCTATATATTTCTTTCCGGAAATCATGACAATATCGCCTATCGCAAATGGAAAATTCCTTATCGATATTCCAAAGAAATTGATGGAATGAAAATTTTATTTACCCACGGGCATGAATTGGATACAGTTTATAGGAATTATTTTACTGTCAAATTTGTGGAGCTTTTCATGTGGGCAGGCTACAGGCTGAAAAAAATGGGCTTTCCGTTTTTGTATGATTACGGCTATAAAGTCGATCACAAAAACAATGTGGAAAATGGAGGAATCCAGTATACCCTCGCGGCGAAAAAATATATTGTAGAAGAAAAATTCAATCTCGTAGTGATGGGGCACACTCATGTTGAAAAAATTGTTTCTTTCGGAAATGGAAAGTACATCAATTCAGGCGATTGTCTTACCCGGAAAATGTTTGTTGCTATTGATACCAATACAAAAAAAACCACGCTGAACTATTTCCTTGGCGGAAAAGTAATAAAAAAAATTTCTAAGCCATTGGAAAAATACTAA
- a CDS encoding sodium-translocating pyrophosphatase, which translates to MQSAYIIIGMSVLSLIVAVYFAIKVVKIKIEGGSKEQNDRLVEISSAIADGAMAFLIREYKVISIFIAFMAILIVLLLDNPATPFNEGIHTSLAFVTGAIISCISGFIGMKIATKGNVRTAQAAKTNITGAFRVAFDSGAVMGFGLVGLAILGLIAVFLLFTGLHSEVEKHILMEALAGFGLGGSSVALFGRVGGGIYTKAADVGADLVGKVEKGIPEDDPRNPATIADNVGDNVGDIAGMGADLFGSCAEATCAALVIGATATALSGNMNALLYPVLISAFGIPVSLITTFFAKVKEGGNVESVLKKQLWISTILMAVVMYFITDMFMVDSFEILGKNITKWSVYISLVIGLFAGMFIGIITEYYTSHSYKPVRDVAESCETGAATNIIYGLALGYESSVFPVILLVITIVISSVLAGMYGIAIAALGMISTIAIGLTIDAYGPVSDNAGGIAEMAELGKEVRQRTDTLDAAGNTTAAIGKGFAIGSAALTSLALFAAFITRAKVSNPAQSNIDLLDPWVYGGLLLGAMLPFIFSAMTMKSVGKAALDMVKEVRRQFKEIPGLMERKSKPDYKRCVDISTAAALREMIPPGLLILLTPILVGFLFGVPTLAGLLAGSLVSGVVMAISSANSGGGWDNAKKYIESQAGGKGSEKHKAAVVGDTVGDPLKDTSGPSINILIKLMAITSLVFAEFFVHQGGFLLKFFK; encoded by the coding sequence ATGCAATCTGCATATATAATCATAGGGATGTCTGTTTTATCCCTAATCGTTGCCGTTTATTTTGCGATAAAAGTCGTAAAAATAAAAATCGAAGGCGGCTCCAAAGAGCAAAACGACAGACTCGTGGAAATTTCTTCTGCCATAGCTGACGGAGCAATGGCATTTTTAATCCGTGAATACAAGGTAATTAGTATTTTTATCGCATTTATGGCTATTCTAATCGTTTTACTTTTAGATAATCCAGCAACTCCATTCAACGAAGGTATCCACACCTCGTTAGCATTTGTTACAGGTGCTATCATATCCTGCATCTCTGGATTTATCGGAATGAAAATTGCTACCAAGGGAAATGTAAGAACGGCACAAGCAGCCAAAACCAATATCACAGGCGCATTCAGAGTTGCGTTTGACTCTGGTGCAGTTATGGGATTTGGGCTTGTAGGTCTTGCCATACTCGGATTGATTGCAGTCTTTTTGTTATTTACTGGACTACACTCTGAAGTAGAAAAACATATTTTAATGGAAGCGCTTGCAGGATTTGGACTCGGTGGTTCTTCAGTTGCTCTTTTTGGTAGAGTGGGAGGGGGAATTTACACCAAGGCAGCCGATGTTGGTGCTGACCTTGTAGGCAAGGTTGAAAAAGGAATCCCTGAAGACGATCCGAGAAACCCTGCAACGATTGCAGATAATGTAGGAGATAACGTAGGAGACATTGCGGGAATGGGTGCAGACCTTTTCGGCTCTTGTGCAGAGGCGACCTGTGCAGCACTTGTAATTGGAGCAACAGCTACTGCACTTAGCGGAAACATGAACGCATTACTCTACCCTGTTCTTATTTCTGCATTCGGAATCCCAGTTTCCTTAATCACTACATTTTTTGCCAAAGTAAAAGAAGGTGGGAATGTAGAATCTGTTCTAAAAAAACAACTTTGGATTTCTACAATTTTAATGGCAGTCGTAATGTATTTTATTACAGATATGTTCATGGTTGACTCTTTTGAAATTCTTGGAAAAAATATTACTAAGTGGAGTGTTTATATTTCTCTTGTGATTGGACTTTTTGCAGGGATGTTTATAGGAATCATAACAGAATACTACACTTCTCACTCCTACAAACCAGTTAGAGATGTAGCAGAATCTTGCGAAACAGGAGCTGCAACCAATATTATTTACGGGCTTGCACTCGGATACGAAAGCTCCGTATTCCCTGTTATACTACTTGTAATCACAATCGTAATTTCAAGTGTACTTGCAGGAATGTATGGAATTGCAATCGCAGCACTCGGCATGATTTCAACAATTGCAATCGGACTGACTATCGACGCTTATGGACCTGTTTCGGATAACGCAGGAGGTATAGCTGAAATGGCTGAGCTTGGAAAAGAAGTAAGACAAAGAACAGATACGTTAGACGCTGCCGGAAACACTACAGCAGCAATCGGTAAAGGTTTTGCAATCGGATCGGCAGCCTTGACCTCGCTTGCATTATTTGCAGCGTTTATAACAAGAGCCAAGGTAAGTAACCCTGCACAGAGTAATATTGACTTACTTGACCCTTGGGTTTATGGAGGGCTTTTACTTGGGGCCATGCTTCCTTTTATTTTCTCTGCAATGACTATGAAATCAGTCGGGAAAGCCGCACTCGATATGGTAAAGGAAGTGAGACGACAATTCAAAGAAATTCCCGGACTCATGGAAAGAAAATCCAAGCCGGACTACAAAAGGTGTGTTGATATTTCTACCGCAGCGGCTCTAAGAGAAATGATTCCTCCCGGGCTACTGATTTTACTCACTCCTATCTTAGTTGGATTTTTGTTTGGAGTTCCAACTCTTGCAGGACTACTCGCAGGCTCTCTTGTGAGTGGAGTGGTGATGGCAATTTCCAGCGCAAACTCCGGTGGAGGCTGGGACAACGCCAAGAAATACATTGAGTCTCAAGCCGGTGGGAAAGGTTCCGAAAAACATAAGGCTGCCGTTGTAGGAGATACTGTAGGTGACCCGTTGAAAGATACTTCCGGTCCTTCCATAAATATTCTGATAAAACTAATGGCGATCACAAGCCTAGTATTTGCAGAATTCTTTGTGCACCAAGGCGGTTTTTTATTGAAGTTCTTTAAGTAG
- a CDS encoding GatB/YqeY domain-containing protein, with the protein MSLQDKINQDLKDAMKAKEELKLATLRLIKADIQYELTRTGSSSLNDEQVMGILKSNSKKRKETAEEYRKAKRDDLAQKEEDENQIIISYLPPDLSEEEIRKVASVVIQEFIPVGPQDTGKIMGRVMQELKGKNANGALVSSVVKSMLSK; encoded by the coding sequence ATGTCGCTTCAAGACAAGATAAATCAGGATTTAAAGGATGCAATGAAGGCTAAAGAAGAGTTGAAACTTGCGACTCTTCGTTTGATAAAAGCTGATATTCAATATGAATTAACAAGGACCGGATCGTCTTCTTTGAACGACGAGCAAGTTATGGGAATTTTAAAAAGCAATTCCAAGAAAAGAAAAGAGACTGCCGAAGAATACCGAAAAGCCAAACGGGACGATCTGGCTCAAAAAGAAGAAGACGAGAACCAAATCATAATTTCTTATCTGCCACCTGATTTATCTGAAGAAGAAATCCGTAAGGTAGCCTCTGTAGTGATTCAGGAGTTTATCCCTGTGGGGCCTCAAGATACAGGAAAGATCATGGGCAGAGTTATGCAGGAATTGAAGGGCAAGAACGCAAATGGTGCTCTCGTTTCCTCTGTTGTAAAATCTATGCTATCCAAGTAA
- a CDS encoding SDR family oxidoreductase translates to MEIQNKVVVVTGSAGGLGKSMAINFAKKGAKVIITDIREEAVTQTVKEIEALGGTAFGVVSNVSKETDVENLMKGSVDKFGSLDVAVLNAGILRDGLLVRVDKETGNVKGKMSLEQWQSVIDVNLTGVFLTGREAAIQMINSKKGGVIIPISSVAMHGNPGQTNYSAAKAGVAVLAKLWAQELSKYKIRVAAIAPGFIATDMVMKDMKPEALEKWKSLIPIGRLGEPDEISKTAEFIVENDLITGVVIEASGGIKI, encoded by the coding sequence ATGGAAATTCAAAATAAAGTAGTAGTAGTTACAGGATCTGCCGGGGGACTTGGAAAATCTATGGCGATAAATTTTGCAAAAAAAGGCGCAAAAGTAATCATCACAGATATTCGAGAAGAAGCGGTTACTCAAACTGTCAAGGAAATTGAGGCGTTAGGCGGGACAGCTTTTGGAGTAGTTTCAAACGTTTCCAAAGAAACCGATGTAGAAAATTTAATGAAAGGTAGTGTTGACAAATTTGGCTCGCTGGATGTAGCCGTATTGAATGCAGGCATCCTAAGAGACGGCTTACTCGTCCGTGTGGACAAAGAAACAGGCAATGTAAAAGGAAAAATGTCACTCGAACAATGGCAATCTGTAATTGATGTGAATCTTACCGGGGTATTTTTAACAGGAAGAGAAGCAGCAATTCAGATGATTAACTCTAAAAAAGGTGGGGTAATTATCCCTATTTCATCTGTTGCCATGCACGGAAACCCTGGTCAAACCAATTATTCCGCAGCAAAGGCAGGTGTCGCAGTCTTAGCAAAACTTTGGGCACAAGAATTATCAAAGTACAAGATCAGAGTAGCTGCAATTGCACCCGGTTTTATTGCTACAGACATGGTTATGAAAGACATGAAACCGGAAGCCTTGGAAAAATGGAAGTCTCTAATCCCAATAGGAAGGCTGGGAGAGCCGGATGAAATTTCTAAAACTGCAGAATTTATAGTCGAAAATGATTTAATTACGGGTGTAGTAATAGAAGCCTCAGGTGGAATCAAAATTTAA
- a CDS encoding 30S ribosomal protein S21 has translation MVGIVIKEGESIEGALRRFKRDCANAGILSEIKKREHYEKPSIIKKKANDAARRKRDKKKRIFAKKDKI, from the coding sequence GTGGTCGGAATAGTTATTAAAGAAGGCGAATCAATCGAAGGTGCGCTTCGTAGGTTTAAAAGAGATTGTGCGAATGCTGGAATTTTGAGTGAAATTAAAAAACGTGAGCATTATGAAAAACCGAGCATCATAAAGAAAAAGGCAAATGATGCAGCAAGGCGTAAAAGGGACAAAAAGAAAAGAATTTTTGCCAAAAAAGATAAAATTTAG